A single genomic interval of Lathyrus oleraceus cultivar Zhongwan6 chromosome 7, CAAS_Psat_ZW6_1.0, whole genome shotgun sequence harbors:
- the LOC127101395 gene encoding extensin-1 isoform X7 encodes MQIFTRSQGALVCFWLSLAFLVIGSCHSTVEVVGIGECADCKQNNIKTSQIFSGLKVTIDCKEESGHFKTRGAGELDNNGNFKVSLPEDIVKEGELKEECYAQLHSASATPCPAHDGLQDTKIVISSKSDEKHTLSTAAAGKLKFSSATCASAFFWPFYKHPLFPKLPLPHFPPKVFPPFPPKFFHKHHPLFPPIPIYKKPLPPPVPIYENPLPPPTPVYEKPLPPPVYEKPLPPPVYEKPLPPPVYEKPLPPPVYEKPLPPPVPVYHKPPTPVYHEPPTPVYHEPPTPVYHKPPVPVYHKPPTPVYHEPPTPVYHKPPTPVYHKPPTPVYHEPPTPVYHKPPTPVYHEPPTPVYHEPPTPVYHEPPTPVYHKPPTPVYHKPPTPVYHEPPTPVYHKPHPPQVPVKKPCPPKVEHPILPPVPIYKPHPSPVPKPLPPPVPVKKPCPPKVEHPILPPVPVYKPPVVIPKPPVVPIYKPPVVVPIIKPHPPLVPIYKPPVVIKPLPPFPKFPPFNKPPFPPLPKFPPVHDFFHHPKFGKLPPLPPKSFFHHPKYGKWPPIHKSFFHHPKYGKWPTDPKSFFHHPKLGKWPPLTPHH; translated from the exons ATGCAGATTTTCACTCGAAGCCAAGGAGCACTTGTGTGCTTTTGGCTGTCTCTTGCTTTTTTGGTAATAGGATCTTGCCATAGTACAGTTGAGGTAGTTGGCATTGGAGAATGCGCAGACTGCAAGCAGAACAACATTAAAACTAGTCAGATTTTCTCAG GGCTAAAAGTAACAATAGACTGCAAGGAAGAAAGTGGACATTTTAAAACAAGAGGGGCTGGTGAGCTTGATAACAATGGAAATTTCAAAGTATCACTTCCAGAGGACATTGTTAAAGAAGGTGAACTGAAAGAAGAGTGTTATGCTCAGCTGCATAGTGCATCGGCTACACCATGTCCTGCTCATGATGGTCTGCAAGACACCAAAATTGTGATTAGTTCAAAATCTGATGAGAAACATACTCTCAGTACTGCTGCTGCTGGTAAACTTAAGTTTTCATCAGCAACATGTGCTTCAGCATTTTTTTGGCCTTTTTATAAACACCCTCTTTTTCCTAAACTTCCTCTTCCTCATTTCCCACCTAAAGTTTTTCCACCATTTCCACCAAAGTTTTTCCATAAGCATCACCCTCTCTTTCCTCCTATTCCTATCTACAAGAAACCTCTCCCTCCACCTGTGCCTATCTATGAGAACCCTCTCCCTCCCCCTACGCCGGTATATGAGAAACCTCTCCCTCCTCCTGTCTATGAGAAACCTCTCCCTCCACCGGTCTACGAGAAACCTCTTCCTCCTCCTGTCTATGAGAAACCTCTCCCTCCACCTGTCTATGAGAAACCTCTTCCTCCTCCTGTGCCCGTTTATCATAAACCGCCTACGCCTGTTTATCATGAACCGCCTACTCCTGTTTATCATGAACCGCCAACACCTGTTTATCATAAACCTCCTGTGCCCGTTTATCATAAACCGCCTACACCGGTTTATCATGAACCACCTACGCCCGTTTATCATAAACCGCCTACGCCTGTTTATCATAAACCTCCAACGCCGGTTTATCATGAACCTCCTACGCCTGTCTATCATAAACCGCCTACGCCAGTTTATCATGAACCGCCTACGCCTGTCTATCATGAACCTCCTACGCCTGTCTATCATGAACCGCCTACACCTGTCTATCATAAGCCGCCTACGCCTGTCTATCATAAACCGCCTACACCAGTTTATCATGAACCGCCTACGCCTGTTTATCATAAACCACATCCACCACAGGTTCCAGTCAAGAAACCTTGTCCACCAAAGGTTGAACATCCAATTCTACCACCTGTTCCAATCTACAAACCTCATCCTTCTCCAGTTCCAAAGCCACTTCCACCGCCTGTTCCGGTCAAGAAACCGTGTCCACCAAAGGTTGAGCATCCCATTCTACCACCTGTTCCAGTATACAAAC CTCCAGTAGTAATTCCAAAACCACCTGTGGTTCCAATATACAAACCTCCAGTAGTAGTTCCAATCATCAAGCCCCATCCTCCTCTTGTTCCAATCTATAAACCACCAGTTGTTATCAAACCTCTTCCTCCTTTCCCAAAGTTTCCTCCATTCAATAAACCACCATTTCCACCTCTTCCCAAGTTCCCTCCAGTGCATGATTTTTTCCATCACCCCAAGTTCGGAAAATTGCCTCCATTGCCTCCAAAAAGCTTCTTCCATCACCCCAAGTATGGCAAATGGCCACCAATCCATAAGAGCTTCTTCCATCACCCCAAATATGGAAAATGGCCAACGGATCCAAAAAGCTTCTTCCATCACCCCAAGCTTGGGAAATGGCCACCATTAACTCCTCATCACTAA
- the LOC127101395 gene encoding extensin-1 isoform X9, producing MQIFTRSQGALVCFWLSLAFLVIGSCHSTVEVVGIGECADCKQNNIKTSQIFSGLKVTIDCKEESGHFKTRGAGELDNNGNFKVSLPEDIVKEGELKEECYAQLHSASATPCPAHDGLQDTKIVISSKSDEKHTLSTAAAGKLKFSSATCASAFFWPFYKHPLFPKLPLPHFPPKVFPPFPPKFFHKHHPLFPPIPIYKKPLPPPVPIYENPLPPPTPVYEKPLPPPVYEKPLPPPVYEKPLPPPVYEKPLPPPVYEKPLPPPVPVYHKPPTPVYHEPPTPVYHEPPTPVYHKPPTPVYHKPPTPVYHKPPTPVYHEPPTPVYHEPPTPVYHEPPTPVYHKPPTPVYHKPPTPVYHEPPTPVYHKPHPPQVPVKKPCPPKVEHPILPPVPIYKPHPSPVPKPLPPPVPVKKPCPPKVEHPILPPVPVYKPPVVVPKPPVVPIYKPPVVIPKPPVVPIYKPPVVIPKPPVVPIYKPPVVVPIIKPHPPLVPIYKPPVVIKPLPPFPKFPPFNKPPFPPLPKFPPVHDFFHHPKFGKLPPLPPKSFFHHPKYGKWPPIHKSFFHHPKYGKWPTDPKSFFHHPKLGKWPPLTPHH from the exons ATGCAGATTTTCACTCGAAGCCAAGGAGCACTTGTGTGCTTTTGGCTGTCTCTTGCTTTTTTGGTAATAGGATCTTGCCATAGTACAGTTGAGGTAGTTGGCATTGGAGAATGCGCAGACTGCAAGCAGAACAACATTAAAACTAGTCAGATTTTCTCAG GGCTAAAAGTAACAATAGACTGCAAGGAAGAAAGTGGACATTTTAAAACAAGAGGGGCTGGTGAGCTTGATAACAATGGAAATTTCAAAGTATCACTTCCAGAGGACATTGTTAAAGAAGGTGAACTGAAAGAAGAGTGTTATGCTCAGCTGCATAGTGCATCGGCTACACCATGTCCTGCTCATGATGGTCTGCAAGACACCAAAATTGTGATTAGTTCAAAATCTGATGAGAAACATACTCTCAGTACTGCTGCTGCTGGTAAACTTAAGTTTTCATCAGCAACATGTGCTTCAGCATTTTTTTGGCCTTTTTATAAACACCCTCTTTTTCCTAAACTTCCTCTTCCTCATTTCCCACCTAAAGTTTTTCCACCATTTCCACCAAAGTTTTTCCATAAGCATCACCCTCTCTTTCCTCCTATTCCTATCTACAAGAAACCTCTCCCTCCACCTGTGCCTATCTATGAGAACCCTCTCCCTCCCCCTACGCCGGTATATGAGAAACCTCTCCCTCCTCCTGTCTATGAGAAACCTCTCCCTCCACCGGTCTACGAGAAACCTCTTCCTCCTCCTGTCTATGAGAAACCTCTCCCTCCACCTGTCTATGAGAAACCTCTTCCTCCTCCTGTGCCCGTTTATCATAAACCGCCTACGCCTGTTTATCATGAACCGCCTACTCCTGTTTATCATGAACCGCCAACACCTGTTTATCATAAACCTC CTACGCCCGTTTATCATAAACCGCCTACGCCTGTTTATCATAAACCTCCAACGCCGGTTTATCATGAAC CGCCTACGCCTGTCTATCATGAACCTCCTACGCCTGTCTATCATGAACCGCCTACACCTGTCTATCATAAGCCGCCTACGCCTGTCTATCATAAACCGCCTACACCAGTTTATCATGAACCGCCTACGCCTGTTTATCATAAACCACATCCACCACAGGTTCCAGTCAAGAAACCTTGTCCACCAAAGGTTGAACATCCAATTCTACCACCTGTTCCAATCTACAAACCTCATCCTTCTCCAGTTCCAAAGCCACTTCCACCGCCTGTTCCGGTCAAGAAACCGTGTCCACCAAAGGTTGAGCATCCCATTCTACCACCTGTTCCAGTATACAAACCTCCAGTAGTAGTTCCAAAGCCACCTGTGGTTCCAATATACAAACCTCCAGTAGTAATTCCAAAGCCACCTGTGGTTCCAATATACAAACCTCCAGTAGTAATTCCAAAACCACCTGTGGTTCCAATATACAAACCTCCAGTAGTAGTTCCAATCATCAAGCCCCATCCTCCTCTTGTTCCAATCTATAAACCACCAGTTGTTATCAAACCTCTTCCTCCTTTCCCAAAGTTTCCTCCATTCAATAAACCACCATTTCCACCTCTTCCCAAGTTCCCTCCAGTGCATGATTTTTTCCATCACCCCAAGTTCGGAAAATTGCCTCCATTGCCTCCAAAAAGCTTCTTCCATCACCCCAAGTATGGCAAATGGCCACCAATCCATAAGAGCTTCTTCCATCACCCCAAATATGGAAAATGGCCAACGGATCCAAAAAGCTTCTTCCATCACCCCAAGCTTGGGAAATGGCCACCATTAACTCCTCATCACTAA
- the LOC127101395 gene encoding proline-rich protein 4 isoform X14 codes for MQIFTRSQGALVCFWLSLAFLVIGSCHSTVEVVGIGECADCKQNNIKTSQIFSGLKVTIDCKEESGHFKTRGAGELDNNGNFKVSLPEDIVKEGELKEECYAQLHSASATPCPAHDGLQDTKIVISSKSDEKHTLSTAAAGKLKFSSATCASAFFWPFYKHPLFPKLPLPHFPPKVFPPFPPKFFHKHHPLFPPIPIYKKPLPPPVPIYENPLPPPTPVYEKPLPPPVYEKPLPPPVYEKPLPPPVYEKPLPPPVYEKPLPPPVPVYHKPPTPVYHEPPTPVYHEPPTPVYHKPPTPVYHKPPTPVYHEPPTPVYHKPHPPQVPVKKPCPPKVEHPILPPVPIYKPHPSPVPKPLPPPVPVKKPCPPKVEHPILPPVPVYKPPVVVPKPPVVPIYKPPVVIPKPPVVPIYKPPVVIPKPPVVPIYKPPVVVPIIKPHPPLVPIYKPPVVIKPLPPFPKFPPFNKPPFPPLPKFPPVHDFFHHPKFGKLPPLPPKSFFHHPKYGKWPPIHKSFFHHPKYGKWPTDPKSFFHHPKLGKWPPLTPHH; via the exons ATGCAGATTTTCACTCGAAGCCAAGGAGCACTTGTGTGCTTTTGGCTGTCTCTTGCTTTTTTGGTAATAGGATCTTGCCATAGTACAGTTGAGGTAGTTGGCATTGGAGAATGCGCAGACTGCAAGCAGAACAACATTAAAACTAGTCAGATTTTCTCAG GGCTAAAAGTAACAATAGACTGCAAGGAAGAAAGTGGACATTTTAAAACAAGAGGGGCTGGTGAGCTTGATAACAATGGAAATTTCAAAGTATCACTTCCAGAGGACATTGTTAAAGAAGGTGAACTGAAAGAAGAGTGTTATGCTCAGCTGCATAGTGCATCGGCTACACCATGTCCTGCTCATGATGGTCTGCAAGACACCAAAATTGTGATTAGTTCAAAATCTGATGAGAAACATACTCTCAGTACTGCTGCTGCTGGTAAACTTAAGTTTTCATCAGCAACATGTGCTTCAGCATTTTTTTGGCCTTTTTATAAACACCCTCTTTTTCCTAAACTTCCTCTTCCTCATTTCCCACCTAAAGTTTTTCCACCATTTCCACCAAAGTTTTTCCATAAGCATCACCCTCTCTTTCCTCCTATTCCTATCTACAAGAAACCTCTCCCTCCACCTGTGCCTATCTATGAGAACCCTCTCCCTCCCCCTACGCCGGTATATGAGAAACCTCTCCCTCCTCCTGTCTATGAGAAACCTCTCCCTCCACCGGTCTACGAGAAACCTCTTCCTCCTCCTGTCTATGAGAAACCTCTCCCTCCACCTGTCTATGAGAAACCTCTTCCTCCTCCTGTGCCCGTTTATCATAAACCGCCTACGCCTGTTTATCATGAACCGCCTACTCCTGTTTATCATGAACCGCCAACACCTGTTTATCATAAACCTC CTACGCCCGTTTATCATAAACCGCCTACGC CAGTTTATCATGAACCGCCTACGCCTGTTTATCATAAACCACATCCACCACAGGTTCCAGTCAAGAAACCTTGTCCACCAAAGGTTGAACATCCAATTCTACCACCTGTTCCAATCTACAAACCTCATCCTTCTCCAGTTCCAAAGCCACTTCCACCGCCTGTTCCGGTCAAGAAACCGTGTCCACCAAAGGTTGAGCATCCCATTCTACCACCTGTTCCAGTATACAAACCTCCAGTAGTAGTTCCAAAGCCACCTGTGGTTCCAATATACAAACCTCCAGTAGTAATTCCAAAGCCACCTGTGGTTCCAATATACAAACCTCCAGTAGTAATTCCAAAACCACCTGTGGTTCCAATATACAAACCTCCAGTAGTAGTTCCAATCATCAAGCCCCATCCTCCTCTTGTTCCAATCTATAAACCACCAGTTGTTATCAAACCTCTTCCTCCTTTCCCAAAGTTTCCTCCATTCAATAAACCACCATTTCCACCTCTTCCCAAGTTCCCTCCAGTGCATGATTTTTTCCATCACCCCAAGTTCGGAAAATTGCCTCCATTGCCTCCAAAAAGCTTCTTCCATCACCCCAAGTATGGCAAATGGCCACCAATCCATAAGAGCTTCTTCCATCACCCCAAATATGGAAAATGGCCAACGGATCCAAAAAGCTTCTTCCATCACCCCAAGCTTGGGAAATGGCCACCATTAACTCCTCATCACTAA
- the LOC127101395 gene encoding extensin-1 isoform X8 has translation MQIFTRSQGALVCFWLSLAFLVIGSCHSTVEVVGIGECADCKQNNIKTSQIFSGLKVTIDCKEESGHFKTRGAGELDNNGNFKVSLPEDIVKEGELKEECYAQLHSASATPCPAHDGLQDTKIVISSKSDEKHTLSTAAAGKLKFSSATCASAFFWPFYKHPLFPKLPLPHFPPKVFPPFPPKFFHKHHPLFPPIPIYKKPLPPPVPIYENPLPPPTPVYEKPLPPPVYEKPLPPPVYEKPLPPPVYEKPLPPPVYEKPLPPPVPVYHKPPTPVYHEPPTPVYHEPPTPVYHKPPVPVYHKPPTPVYHEPPTPVYHKPPTPVYHKPPTPVYHEPPTPVYHEPPTPVYHEPPTPVYHEPPTPVYHKPHPPQVPVKKPCPPKVEHPILPPVPIYKPHPSPVPKPLPPPVPVKKPCPPKVEHPILPPVPVYKPPVVVPKPPVVPIYKPPVVIPKPPVVPIYKPPVVIPKPPVVPIYKPPVVVPIIKPHPPLVPIYKPPVVIKPLPPFPKFPPFNKPPFPPLPKFPPVHDFFHHPKFGKLPPLPPKSFFHHPKYGKWPPIHKSFFHHPKYGKWPTDPKSFFHHPKLGKWPPLTPHH, from the exons ATGCAGATTTTCACTCGAAGCCAAGGAGCACTTGTGTGCTTTTGGCTGTCTCTTGCTTTTTTGGTAATAGGATCTTGCCATAGTACAGTTGAGGTAGTTGGCATTGGAGAATGCGCAGACTGCAAGCAGAACAACATTAAAACTAGTCAGATTTTCTCAG GGCTAAAAGTAACAATAGACTGCAAGGAAGAAAGTGGACATTTTAAAACAAGAGGGGCTGGTGAGCTTGATAACAATGGAAATTTCAAAGTATCACTTCCAGAGGACATTGTTAAAGAAGGTGAACTGAAAGAAGAGTGTTATGCTCAGCTGCATAGTGCATCGGCTACACCATGTCCTGCTCATGATGGTCTGCAAGACACCAAAATTGTGATTAGTTCAAAATCTGATGAGAAACATACTCTCAGTACTGCTGCTGCTGGTAAACTTAAGTTTTCATCAGCAACATGTGCTTCAGCATTTTTTTGGCCTTTTTATAAACACCCTCTTTTTCCTAAACTTCCTCTTCCTCATTTCCCACCTAAAGTTTTTCCACCATTTCCACCAAAGTTTTTCCATAAGCATCACCCTCTCTTTCCTCCTATTCCTATCTACAAGAAACCTCTCCCTCCACCTGTGCCTATCTATGAGAACCCTCTCCCTCCCCCTACGCCGGTATATGAGAAACCTCTCCCTCCTCCTGTCTATGAGAAACCTCTCCCTCCACCGGTCTACGAGAAACCTCTTCCTCCTCCTGTCTATGAGAAACCTCTCCCTCCACCTGTCTATGAGAAACCTCTTCCTCCTCCTGTGCCCGTTTATCATAAACCGCCTACGCCTGTTTATCATGAACCGCCTACTCCTGTTTATCATGAACCGCCAACACCTGTTTATCATAAACCTCCTGTGCCCGTTTATCATAAACCGCCTACACCGGTTTATCATGAACCACCTACGCCCGTTTATCATAAACCGCCTACGCCTGTTTATCATAAACCTCCAACGCCGGTTTATCATGAAC CGCCTACGCCTGTCTATCATGAACCTCCTACGCCTGTCTATCATGAACCGCCTACAC CAGTTTATCATGAACCGCCTACGCCTGTTTATCATAAACCACATCCACCACAGGTTCCAGTCAAGAAACCTTGTCCACCAAAGGTTGAACATCCAATTCTACCACCTGTTCCAATCTACAAACCTCATCCTTCTCCAGTTCCAAAGCCACTTCCACCGCCTGTTCCGGTCAAGAAACCGTGTCCACCAAAGGTTGAGCATCCCATTCTACCACCTGTTCCAGTATACAAACCTCCAGTAGTAGTTCCAAAGCCACCTGTGGTTCCAATATACAAACCTCCAGTAGTAATTCCAAAGCCACCTGTGGTTCCAATATACAAACCTCCAGTAGTAATTCCAAAACCACCTGTGGTTCCAATATACAAACCTCCAGTAGTAGTTCCAATCATCAAGCCCCATCCTCCTCTTGTTCCAATCTATAAACCACCAGTTGTTATCAAACCTCTTCCTCCTTTCCCAAAGTTTCCTCCATTCAATAAACCACCATTTCCACCTCTTCCCAAGTTCCCTCCAGTGCATGATTTTTTCCATCACCCCAAGTTCGGAAAATTGCCTCCATTGCCTCCAAAAAGCTTCTTCCATCACCCCAAGTATGGCAAATGGCCACCAATCCATAAGAGCTTCTTCCATCACCCCAAATATGGAAAATGGCCAACGGATCCAAAAAGCTTCTTCCATCACCCCAAGCTTGGGAAATGGCCACCATTAACTCCTCATCACTAA
- the LOC127101395 gene encoding proline-rich protein 4 isoform X13, which yields MQIFTRSQGALVCFWLSLAFLVIGSCHSTVEVVGIGECADCKQNNIKTSQIFSGLKVTIDCKEESGHFKTRGAGELDNNGNFKVSLPEDIVKEGELKEECYAQLHSASATPCPAHDGLQDTKIVISSKSDEKHTLSTAAAGKLKFSSATCASAFFWPFYKHPLFPKLPLPHFPPKVFPPFPPKFFHKHHPLFPPIPIYKKPLPPPVPIYENPLPPPTPVYEKPLPPPVYEKPLPPPVYEKPLPPPVYEKPLPPPVYEKPLPPPVPVYHKPPTPVYHEPPTPVYHEPPTPVYHKPPVPVYHKPPTPVYHEPPTPVYHKPPTPVYHEPPTPVYHKPHPPQVPVKKPCPPKVEHPILPPVPIYKPHPSPVPKPLPPPVPVKKPCPPKVEHPILPPVPVYKPPVVVPKPPVVPIYKPPVVIPKPPVVPIYKPPVVIPKPPVVPIYKPPVVVPIIKPHPPLVPIYKPPVVIKPLPPFPKFPPFNKPPFPPLPKFPPVHDFFHHPKFGKLPPLPPKSFFHHPKYGKWPPIHKSFFHHPKYGKWPTDPKSFFHHPKLGKWPPLTPHH from the exons ATGCAGATTTTCACTCGAAGCCAAGGAGCACTTGTGTGCTTTTGGCTGTCTCTTGCTTTTTTGGTAATAGGATCTTGCCATAGTACAGTTGAGGTAGTTGGCATTGGAGAATGCGCAGACTGCAAGCAGAACAACATTAAAACTAGTCAGATTTTCTCAG GGCTAAAAGTAACAATAGACTGCAAGGAAGAAAGTGGACATTTTAAAACAAGAGGGGCTGGTGAGCTTGATAACAATGGAAATTTCAAAGTATCACTTCCAGAGGACATTGTTAAAGAAGGTGAACTGAAAGAAGAGTGTTATGCTCAGCTGCATAGTGCATCGGCTACACCATGTCCTGCTCATGATGGTCTGCAAGACACCAAAATTGTGATTAGTTCAAAATCTGATGAGAAACATACTCTCAGTACTGCTGCTGCTGGTAAACTTAAGTTTTCATCAGCAACATGTGCTTCAGCATTTTTTTGGCCTTTTTATAAACACCCTCTTTTTCCTAAACTTCCTCTTCCTCATTTCCCACCTAAAGTTTTTCCACCATTTCCACCAAAGTTTTTCCATAAGCATCACCCTCTCTTTCCTCCTATTCCTATCTACAAGAAACCTCTCCCTCCACCTGTGCCTATCTATGAGAACCCTCTCCCTCCCCCTACGCCGGTATATGAGAAACCTCTCCCTCCTCCTGTCTATGAGAAACCTCTCCCTCCACCGGTCTACGAGAAACCTCTTCCTCCTCCTGTCTATGAGAAACCTCTCCCTCCACCTGTCTATGAGAAACCTCTTCCTCCTCCTGTGCCCGTTTATCATAAACCGCCTACGCCTGTTTATCATGAACCGCCTACTCCTGTTTATCATGAACCGCCAACACCTGTTTATCATAAACCTCCTGTGCCCGTTTATCATAAACCGCCTACACCGGTTTATCATGAACCACCTACGCCCGTTTATCATAAACCGCCTACGC CAGTTTATCATGAACCGCCTACGCCTGTTTATCATAAACCACATCCACCACAGGTTCCAGTCAAGAAACCTTGTCCACCAAAGGTTGAACATCCAATTCTACCACCTGTTCCAATCTACAAACCTCATCCTTCTCCAGTTCCAAAGCCACTTCCACCGCCTGTTCCGGTCAAGAAACCGTGTCCACCAAAGGTTGAGCATCCCATTCTACCACCTGTTCCAGTATACAAACCTCCAGTAGTAGTTCCAAAGCCACCTGTGGTTCCAATATACAAACCTCCAGTAGTAATTCCAAAGCCACCTGTGGTTCCAATATACAAACCTCCAGTAGTAATTCCAAAACCACCTGTGGTTCCAATATACAAACCTCCAGTAGTAGTTCCAATCATCAAGCCCCATCCTCCTCTTGTTCCAATCTATAAACCACCAGTTGTTATCAAACCTCTTCCTCCTTTCCCAAAGTTTCCTCCATTCAATAAACCACCATTTCCACCTCTTCCCAAGTTCCCTCCAGTGCATGATTTTTTCCATCACCCCAAGTTCGGAAAATTGCCTCCATTGCCTCCAAAAAGCTTCTTCCATCACCCCAAGTATGGCAAATGGCCACCAATCCATAAGAGCTTCTTCCATCACCCCAAATATGGAAAATGGCCAACGGATCCAAAAAGCTTCTTCCATCACCCCAAGCTTGGGAAATGGCCACCATTAACTCCTCATCACTAA
- the LOC127101395 gene encoding repetitive proline-rich cell wall protein 2 isoform X11 — MQIFTRSQGALVCFWLSLAFLVIGSCHSTVEVVGIGECADCKQNNIKTSQIFSGLKVTIDCKEESGHFKTRGAGELDNNGNFKVSLPEDIVKEGELKEECYAQLHSASATPCPAHDGLQDTKIVISSKSDEKHTLSTAAAGKLKFSSATCASAFFWPFYKHPLFPKLPLPHFPPKVFPPFPPKFFHKHHPLFPPIPIYKKPLPPPVPIYENPLPPPTPVYEKPLPPPVYEKPLPPPVYEKPLPPPVYEKPLPPPVYEKPLPPPVPVYHKPPTPVYHEPPTPVYHEPPTPVYHKPPVPVYHKPPTPVYHEPPTPVYHKPPTPVYHKPPTPVYHKPPTPVYHEPPTPVYHKPHPPQVPVKKPCPPKVEHPILPPVPIYKPHPSPVPKPLPPPVPVKKPCPPKVEHPILPPVPVYKPPVVVPKPPVVPIYKPPVVIPKPPVVPIYKPPVVIPKPPVVPIYKPPVVVPIIKPHPPLVPIYKPPVVIKPLPPFPKFPPFNKPPFPPLPKFPPVHDFFHHPKFGKLPPLPPKSFFHHPKYGKWPPIHKSFFHHPKYGKWPTDPKSFFHHPKLGKWPPLTPHH, encoded by the exons ATGCAGATTTTCACTCGAAGCCAAGGAGCACTTGTGTGCTTTTGGCTGTCTCTTGCTTTTTTGGTAATAGGATCTTGCCATAGTACAGTTGAGGTAGTTGGCATTGGAGAATGCGCAGACTGCAAGCAGAACAACATTAAAACTAGTCAGATTTTCTCAG GGCTAAAAGTAACAATAGACTGCAAGGAAGAAAGTGGACATTTTAAAACAAGAGGGGCTGGTGAGCTTGATAACAATGGAAATTTCAAAGTATCACTTCCAGAGGACATTGTTAAAGAAGGTGAACTGAAAGAAGAGTGTTATGCTCAGCTGCATAGTGCATCGGCTACACCATGTCCTGCTCATGATGGTCTGCAAGACACCAAAATTGTGATTAGTTCAAAATCTGATGAGAAACATACTCTCAGTACTGCTGCTGCTGGTAAACTTAAGTTTTCATCAGCAACATGTGCTTCAGCATTTTTTTGGCCTTTTTATAAACACCCTCTTTTTCCTAAACTTCCTCTTCCTCATTTCCCACCTAAAGTTTTTCCACCATTTCCACCAAAGTTTTTCCATAAGCATCACCCTCTCTTTCCTCCTATTCCTATCTACAAGAAACCTCTCCCTCCACCTGTGCCTATCTATGAGAACCCTCTCCCTCCCCCTACGCCGGTATATGAGAAACCTCTCCCTCCTCCTGTCTATGAGAAACCTCTCCCTCCACCGGTCTACGAGAAACCTCTTCCTCCTCCTGTCTATGAGAAACCTCTCCCTCCACCTGTCTATGAGAAACCTCTTCCTCCTCCTGTGCCCGTTTATCATAAACCGCCTACGCCTGTTTATCATGAACCGCCTACTCCTGTTTATCATGAACCGCCAACACCTGTTTATCATAAACCTCCTGTGCCCGTTTATCATAAACCGCCTACACCGGTTTATCATGAACCACCTACGCCCGTTTATCATAAACCGCCTACGC CTGTCTATCATAAGCCGCCTACGCCTGTCTATCATAAACCGCCTACACCAGTTTATCATGAACCGCCTACGCCTGTTTATCATAAACCACATCCACCACAGGTTCCAGTCAAGAAACCTTGTCCACCAAAGGTTGAACATCCAATTCTACCACCTGTTCCAATCTACAAACCTCATCCTTCTCCAGTTCCAAAGCCACTTCCACCGCCTGTTCCGGTCAAGAAACCGTGTCCACCAAAGGTTGAGCATCCCATTCTACCACCTGTTCCAGTATACAAACCTCCAGTAGTAGTTCCAAAGCCACCTGTGGTTCCAATATACAAACCTCCAGTAGTAATTCCAAAGCCACCTGTGGTTCCAATATACAAACCTCCAGTAGTAATTCCAAAACCACCTGTGGTTCCAATATACAAACCTCCAGTAGTAGTTCCAATCATCAAGCCCCATCCTCCTCTTGTTCCAATCTATAAACCACCAGTTGTTATCAAACCTCTTCCTCCTTTCCCAAAGTTTCCTCCATTCAATAAACCACCATTTCCACCTCTTCCCAAGTTCCCTCCAGTGCATGATTTTTTCCATCACCCCAAGTTCGGAAAATTGCCTCCATTGCCTCCAAAAAGCTTCTTCCATCACCCCAAGTATGGCAAATGGCCACCAATCCATAAGAGCTTCTTCCATCACCCCAAATATGGAAAATGGCCAACGGATCCAAAAAGCTTCTTCCATCACCCCAAGCTTGGGAAATGGCCACCATTAACTCCTCATCACTAA